From the Chthoniobacterales bacterium genome, one window contains:
- a CDS encoding ferredoxin gives MADKANKLPENVPGAWYVDNTCTPCRVCLDEAPNLLKYNDDETYVYFYKQPENDEETAAAQRALDVCPTLAIGNDGE, from the coding sequence ATGGCCGATAAAGCAAACAAACTTCCTGAAAACGTTCCCGGCGCCTGGTACGTGGATAACACCTGCACCCCCTGCCGCGTCTGTCTGGATGAGGCTCCAAATCTTTTGAAATACAACGACGACGAAACCTACGTCTATTTTTACAAGCAGCCGGAAAACGACGAAGAGACGGCTGCCGCCCAGCGCGCCCTGGACGTTTGTCCGACCCTCGCAATCGGCAACGACGGCGAATAA
- a CDS encoding sulfite reductase subunit alpha yields the protein MANETPAAPAKPASQYTRANPFPGKLTVNRSLCGEGTDKDTRHFEIDLTGWGLNYEVGDSMTVWPTNEPALVDEILKMIGAKGDEPVKGPKGETTLREALLRDCRITQTTPKFLKMITERANAAPLLTELLDPERKEDLDRYLWGMEVIDFLIEHPSIKITPQEFVDVLAKLQPRLYSIASSLKAHPDQVHFTIDVVRYVSHGRKRGGVCSTFLADRAGDVPIPVFPNASKFRLPDDSNTPIIMVGPGTGVAPFRAYLQERQVTGAKGKNWLFFGSQKAACNYFYREEFEKLQGDGVLTRLDLAWSRDQEKKVYVQDRMLENAAEIWKWMDAEGAHFFVCGDARRMAKDVDAALRKIVEEQGGKSVDDANQYVEKLKSDKRYKRDVY from the coding sequence ATGGCAAACGAAACTCCAGCCGCGCCGGCCAAACCCGCGTCGCAATACACCCGCGCGAATCCCTTTCCCGGAAAGCTGACCGTCAATCGCAGCCTCTGCGGCGAAGGGACGGACAAAGACACCCGGCATTTCGAGATCGATCTCACTGGCTGGGGACTGAATTACGAAGTCGGCGATTCGATGACGGTTTGGCCGACGAACGAGCCGGCGCTGGTAGATGAAATTCTGAAGATGATTGGCGCCAAGGGCGACGAGCCTGTGAAAGGCCCCAAGGGAGAAACAACGCTCCGCGAAGCGCTCCTTCGCGACTGCCGGATCACCCAAACGACGCCGAAGTTTTTGAAGATGATCACCGAACGCGCCAACGCCGCGCCGTTGCTGACCGAACTTCTCGACCCGGAACGCAAAGAGGACCTCGACCGTTATCTCTGGGGCATGGAGGTGATCGATTTCCTGATCGAGCACCCCTCCATCAAAATCACGCCACAGGAATTCGTGGATGTCCTGGCGAAGCTGCAGCCGCGTTTGTATTCAATTGCGTCCAGCCTCAAGGCCCATCCGGACCAGGTCCATTTCACCATCGATGTCGTTCGTTATGTGAGCCACGGCCGGAAGCGTGGGGGCGTTTGTTCCACGTTTCTCGCGGACCGCGCAGGCGATGTCCCGATCCCGGTTTTCCCCAATGCGTCGAAGTTCCGTCTTCCGGATGATTCGAACACGCCCATTATCATGGTGGGCCCGGGAACGGGCGTGGCGCCTTTTCGGGCCTATTTGCAGGAGCGCCAGGTGACCGGGGCGAAAGGGAAAAACTGGCTCTTTTTCGGCTCGCAGAAGGCGGCTTGTAATTATTTTTACCGGGAAGAATTCGAGAAGCTCCAGGGCGACGGCGTCTTGACCCGGCTCGACCTGGCGTGGTCGCGCGACCAGGAAAAAAAGGTTTACGTTCAGGATCGGATGCTCGAGAACGCAGCCGAGATCTGGAAGTGGATGGATGCCGAAGGCGCCCATTTTTTTGTTTGCGGGGACGCGCGCCGGATGGCGAAAGATGTCGACGCCGCGCTCCGCAAAATCGTGGAAGAACAGGGCGGCAAAAGCGTGGACGACGCAAATCAGTACGTCGAAAAACTGAAGAGCGACAAGCGTTACAAGCGCGACGTTTACTAG
- a CDS encoding MBL fold metallo-hydrolase, with translation MRQAAENGAEIKRSTRVRLIPSADWHKRNFLTEVLIPSLFTKRAGDRRQPHFPKIRKGEICITWIGHASFLLQTPEINVLIDPIWSKWLKVIKRLKKPGFEIHHLPSIDFVLVTHAHFDHLDRRTLAKVAADQPIVVPIGVGNLVHDLGFNIVHELDYWQTVKLGPIEISLTPCAHWGARFLADLHRGFGGFVVKMGGRTIFHCGDSAYFEGFKEIGERHPIEIALLPIGGYDAPTGREVHMNPEQAVQAFIELEAKTLVPMHYGSFRLGYEPLDEPPARLLTAARTQGIDDKVLLLTEGAPVVL, from the coding sequence GTGCGCCAGGCGGCGGAGAACGGCGCTGAAATCAAACGCTCGACTCGCGTCCGGCTGATCCCGAGCGCGGACTGGCACAAGCGCAATTTCCTCACGGAAGTCCTGATCCCGTCGCTCTTCACCAAGCGCGCCGGCGATCGGAGGCAGCCTCATTTTCCGAAAATCCGGAAGGGCGAGATCTGCATTACCTGGATCGGACACGCTTCGTTTCTGCTCCAGACACCCGAGATCAATGTTTTGATCGATCCGATCTGGTCCAAGTGGTTGAAAGTGATCAAGCGCCTCAAGAAGCCGGGCTTCGAGATCCATCATTTACCTTCCATCGATTTTGTTCTCGTTACCCACGCGCATTTCGATCATCTCGACCGGAGGACACTGGCGAAGGTCGCGGCCGATCAGCCGATCGTCGTTCCGATCGGCGTGGGCAATCTGGTGCATGACCTCGGTTTCAATATCGTCCACGAGCTCGATTACTGGCAGACAGTGAAGCTCGGCCCGATCGAAATTTCGCTGACGCCCTGCGCGCATTGGGGGGCCCGATTTTTGGCCGATCTTCACCGCGGGTTCGGCGGGTTTGTGGTCAAGATGGGTGGGCGCACGATTTTTCACTGCGGCGACAGCGCTTATTTCGAAGGCTTCAAGGAAATTGGGGAGCGGCATCCTATTGAGATCGCTTTGCTGCCGATCGGCGGATACGACGCGCCGACGGGCCGCGAGGTCCACATGAATCCGGAGCAGGCCGTCCAGGCGTTCATTGAGCTGGAGGCGAAAACCCTGGTGCCGATGCACTACGGAAGTTTCCGACTGGGCTACGAGCCCCTCGACGAACCGCCGGCGCGTCTCCTCACCGCCGCCCGCACGCAAGGCATCGACGACAAAGTGCTGTTGCTGACCGAAGGCGCCCCGGTTGTTCTGTAA